A region of the Callithrix jacchus isolate 240 chromosome 5, calJac240_pri, whole genome shotgun sequence genome:
aattaaatcattttaaaacaagacaaatatTTCAAGATAAAAGATATGAGGTAGTACATAATCACTTATCCAAAGAACTGCAGAGAAAATACGGTCATtaagacaaaagagagagagatcacaAACTGGGCAGTCAGTGAAAGCCACATAGAAGATACCGTGGCTGAAGTGGGTAAGGAGGAATGCAGAACTCGGCAAGAGGACTGGGCAGGCCTTACAGagaaaggcaaaaaggaaaagaaataggtAACTAGATGTGTTGAGGAGACAGTAGTCTAGCCAGAATGGTGGATTCAGGTAGGGAATTTTTGAGAGCTACAGCTAGGAAAATACAGAATAGTCAAATTGTGAAGGGACCATAACTGCTCAACCAAAGGGCTTTTCTCCTAGGGGCTCAACATTTCTCAGCATATGTTCTGTGGACTActggcatgagaatcacctgtgGTGCTTGATAAAAATGCAGTTTCCTAAACCCAGCCTGGACCTACTAAATATGAATCTATATGCAGTGGGGCCTAGAAATTTTTATCGTGTTTTTGTATGTCTTTTCGTTTTTCCCCTTAActcaggctggactacagtggcgtagtcacagctcactgtagccttgacctccccaggctcaggtgattctcccacctgggACTATagacaagtgccaccatgcctggctaggttttgtttgtttgttctttttttctttcttgtattttttgtagagacaggattttgccatgctgcccagcctggtcttgaactcctgtggctcaagcagtcctcccatctccgcctcccaaagtgctgagattacaggtgtgagccaccatgtcttgtttttattgtttttaaacaatCTTCTCATCTGATGTTTATGTACACAAACATTTCTGAATCACTGCTGTAGGTATTAGGGAattgttcaacttttttttttccagtaaaggGGTGATATGACCAAAGAAAGtgatatacacaaaataaatgaaggaaacgGGGCCACTAAAAAGGCTACTGTAGAGTCTAGGTAGTCTAGGCATGACCTGATAAGGATCTAAAATATTACTGTTGACAGTaaaaacagggaaaaagaaaCTAACCCAAGAATATGAAGAAAGACCAACATGATTTAAAGTCTGATCAGGACTAAGAGGACTTAAAATGATGTGTTTTATACTAAGCCTCTGAGATTACAAAGAATGTTGTTATCATGAACAGAAACAAGAAGACTGTGATACATagcttcttttaaagaaaaaataaagttcttcttattttattaatttaattatttttaagagatggagtctcgctatgttacccaggctggatttgcactcctgggctcaagtgatcctcctacctcagtctccctagtaggtgtgattacagatgtgtgctgccatacccagctttttttttttttggagacagaatcttgctctgtccccaaagctggagggcagtggcatgatcttggctcaatgtagcctttacctcccaggttcaagcaattctcctgcctcagcccccgcaagtagctgggactataggtgcatacatcctgtcagctaatttttctatttttagtagagacaggtttttaccatattggccaggctggtcttgaactcctggcctcaagtggtccacttgcctcaccctcccaaagtgctgggattacatgcatgagccactgcatctagcgcATACCCAGTTCTCaaagggtttcagcatgttaaaTTTGAGGTGATGACAGGATGTTTGACAGTCagggggagggtgtgtgtgtgtgtgtgtgggggggagagagagagagagagagagagagggagggagggggggaagagagagagtaTACACACACTACACCACACAAAAGCATTTTCTGTCCCATATAATCTAAGTTTACTATTTTCTCAAATAATTGTTACAGTTCCACAATTCTAAGATTATAATATATATCACAGGTTCTATTATCTAACCAATATCCCATGGACTCCAAACTCACATTTTCAAATTAGTCTATAGATTTCAAATAAATCTTTTAGAGAAGAATTTACATACTGCAGggaaaataccattttaaaacctcttttaAATGATACTAACATATCATTCAAAAGTATGTAGCAGGCCTATAGACTGAGCATACTGTCAAAAGGCATTAAGTGGAAAACCCTCCCTGCTCTGGAGGCGGGGATTTGTTCTACAAAGCCTCCTGTCATGCCAGTGGCCAACTAGACAAGTTGGAGTTTTTTCGGTGTCCCCCCCCCATGACATGTGCTTTAAATGCAGTGGAAAGGAAATGTGTCATCTGTGGTTTGGTTTTATAAGTGGAAAACTAGCTGCACATATCCTTTTTTACTGCAGATTTACTTTAAGGTTCATTTCTACAAGTCTGTTCTGCTTTaaataagaagacaagaaaagaagtTGTTTATCAAAATCACGTTATAATCAGATTTTGACCAAGCATTTTGTAAGGTAGGTCATATATATATGGCTTTTCTTATGCCTTTTCACTTCTAACTTTTGACAGATTAGTGTTCGAGGAAATGCTATCAAAGTGTATAAGACTCTCACTAACAAACTAGAATTGTGACtgaaaatgtatacttttttttttctatgctattacataaattttatgttagaaatgaaaatatttaccattgcCATGGAGTTTTAAATCAGGATTAGGAAGGATCTAAGTTTCAATTCCACAAATAAACTGgaaatgttttgttatttttcaaaagttaaaaaataaatttctcattaCTAATGCTTGGACATTATAAATTCTATTGAAAATGACCAGAGATAAGAAAACTTTCGATAATACAACCTGACCTCCATGGCATAAATTGATGTAAAAACAGTCCTCAATTCTCAGGCATTTGTAAGGGTAAGAGAAAGTCTCATTTTGTCATACAGTTTGTTTATTTGGGCACTGCAGTGCATCTGGCTGAAGACAATCAACAGCAGGCCTATTATCTGTCCTGTGGTAAGCACTGTTAAAATGTGTACCAATACTATGATGTATACTACATTGTTAATGAACTAATGTGACAAGAATAATCCACTTTAAATCATTCTAGCATCTAATACAGAAGTCCAGTCTAgtataaaagatgaaaattacTTGCTAACCTAATTTCAAGTATTTGTTTTTGTGAAAGAATCATGAAATATCCAAAGATTTATGTTactaaacttaaaaattaaagctGAACACTATTATACAAAAGcctgtggcctgtgcctgtaactGTCTACTACAGGTCATAATCTAAAAATTAATCTTAATCTTAGAATATTTAATAGAGAATTTTTCCTCCCTACTATTAATATGAAATACTACTTCAGAAGTTAGTCTGCAGTTAGCATTGTTTATTACATGCTACTTTTGTTTGTATAACTtaatacatttcttatttttaatttctatattttaacagTATACAAATGTTGGCCAATGACATACCACAACCATTTCTTATAAAATCTTGATGTTCAAAAGCCTGACTAGCAGTGGCATCCATGTTGCTTAGGAGTGGGTTTGGAAACAAAGAATTTCAGGCCCTAACTATACTAGCTAAGTcagaatctgctttttttttttttcattttaaaaaaggacTCCTATGTAtatttgagaataatttttataatatatatagggTTCTTAACCGGGCAATTTCATTTAGTAAATATCAGTAGAACAATCTAGTTTTGCTTTTAGTTCATTCAAATAAATGCTAACGATAAAACACTCCTTCAAAAGAAGCTCAAGACAAACTGGCATATTATTATAAGATACcgcaataataattataaatctttCCTGCTGGGTTAGCAGTACATGGAACTgttaaattctaaaatatgtcatttctatttaaatctttaatcatatggtagataataaaaaattagaatataacTTGTCCCCTTTTTGAACTGGCTTCCAGCAAGCTGAGAGCCAAAGCGGACATTCAGTTTTTTCAACTGTATGTTGAGATGCTTATAATCTGCCACTTCATCCCAAATCATCAAGATCTTGATgctctgtttctattttattacacattttcttttttaagaattatgtcaaaatcagaaaaaatgctAGGTATAagtgatgctttaaaaaaaaacccagtaactTTTGTTGAACTTTTAAGGCTACTCAGAAGAaatctgctgctttttttttcccccagattttTAGGTTGAGAAAACCTGGTATGCTTTTGCCTTCAGACACAGTCAGTCTGgggaaatagaaatgaaaagagacaACCACCCCAGTAAAACTGCTTTTACAAATATACTTATGAACGTCTAACTACTAGCTTTATTCTAAGCTTCAGGATAAACacccaagaagaaaaaagaacaccttGAATTCCTATTTGAAGTTCATTGTCTTTTGTTACTACCAAACTTCCCCTCTTCCCACCAAAAAATTTGCATTGTGTTTTCATACATGAAGCAAGAAGCTCAAGGCCACATTTCTTCTGTAAAAACTGGTGACAGGTTAGAGGGTAGGTAGTTTCAGCAAGAAtactccttaatttttttttttaaaagaaggaatcaGAAAAGTAAAAGGAGAACTAACTGACTCAAAGCAGAAGTCTGGCATGCTTCAAAGAGAGAAAACCATATAAAGCCATAATATcccatttaaaatgattaatatttatttgtaatgcTAACTTCTAGTGTCTGAAAGtgtaatagaaattaaaatgcttCCTTCATATGTAGCTGAATAGGAAAGAAATTCAGTTGAGAAGTAATTCAGGGTAGGGAATATTAGGCATGAGCTTGTAGTTTACTTGTAACATCTCAACTATCTTTTAACTACAATTACCAAAACTAGGATCATTATTCTTTCACGAACTAACAAATTGTATTGCTATCCCAACAGGTCACCAGTATGCCCATGGAAATGGAACACACAGGACATTACCTACATCTTGCCTTTCTGATGACAGcagttttttctttgtctcctgGAACAAAAGCAAACTATACCCATTTGTGGGCTAACAATATTACTTCCTGGGATTCAGTTATTCAAAACAAGACAGGcagaaaccaaaatgaaaacattaacacGAACCCTGTAACTCCTGACGTAGATTATAAAGGTAATTCTACAAACATGCCTGAAACATCTTACATTGTATCTTTTACTTCTAAATCTGAACAGGAGCTTTATATACCTTCTGTGGTCAGCAACAGTCCTTCAACAGTACAGAGCATTGAAAACACAAGTAAAAGTCATGGTGAAATTTTCAAAAAGGATGTCTGtgtggaaaacaacaacaacatggcTATGCTAATTTGCTTAATTATAATTGCTGTGCTTTTTCTTATCTGTACCCTTCTATTTCTATCAACTGTGGTTCTGGCAAACAAAGTCTCATCTCTCAGACGATCAAAACAAGTAGGCAAGCGTCAGCCTAGAAGCAATGGCGATTTTCTGGCAAGCGGTCTATGGCCTGCTGAATCAGACACTTGGAAAAGAGCAAAACAGCTCACAGGATCCAACCTAGTGATGCAATCTACTGGAGTGCTTACAGATacaagggaaagaaaagatgaagaaggaaCTGAAAAACTTACCGGCAAATAGATGAGTTAGTGAAGAAAACTGCAAAGTGGCAATGAGCAGGATTATGGAATAAAAATGAAGTCAGTTGGTATTTAATGCCCAAGTGTTGTTCTGATGATCTAAAATTTGACATGGTAGACCTTGCAATTTAGAATCAAGCAggtgagagaggaagaagaatgcCTGCTTAATTACTTAAACCTTTTGTTTTgacactgaatatttttaaagagcaaataataaaataactaagCATTTAAGGAAAGTTTTAAGGATAAATTTAGAAAACTGATTAATAGAAAGAGCAaggataattaaataaatattcccTACGTAGCGATCGTGGTAAGATGATCATTGTCTGAATGTAATTCAACTTTGAAGAGTTTTAGTGTGTCCTTAAAGCCAAATACATGCTTTAACATCAAATGGAAGTCATATTCCTAATGCATAGCGCTAAACCGTATAATTTAATGGTATCTTCTTTGCTGGATGTGGCAGAATCCATACCAGCTTATCAATCAATACAGCTAATTTTAGCATAGATGCTTTTATCTTTCCCTATGGCACACATAAGAAAGTGTTTTTCTACTATTAATACTAAATTAAACCTTTAATTTTGTATAATAAATTAAAACTCATTAGAATAAACCTGTGACTATGTATATTTGCATTCACTTTATTACTTTAAAGAATACATTGTAAAGATCAATAAGAAATAgagcaaaactaaaagaaataagatTTACAGCCACATCAATAggctaaatataaatgcaaagcATATGTTACTGTTTAATAATATTCATCTTTCCTATAAATACTACTTACTGGAACATTAACAACAAGCACCCAAAGGCTGATTAACTTTTGGACTTCAAGGATGCCAAGTAGCCTAGtgattgattttaatttttactatccAATGTTACATGACCAAAGgaaacaggtgtgtgtgtgtgtgtgtgtgtgtgtgtgtgtgtgtatgtttgtgtctgtTTGTTCAAATTAAAAAAACTGGATACTTCAggtaattatttaacttttaaagaaattggcTTCAAGTAAAATAATGACTAACATTTAAGTCAAGACCCCCATCTTCaattaaatatattacaaaaattgGTTTGAAAGACTTTCCAAATATCTACTGAAATTAACACAGGCCACATTTCAAAAATCTCATCCCTTATTGAGCATTTGATTTGGGCAATATACTagtcatttaagaaaatttttaaaatatattttttcccaaGTATGACTACAATCTTATTCTTCCTTCTAAGCTAGTGATTCTTACCCTGGCTGCatatcagaatcacttgaagagtttttaaaaaacaccaatGCCTAATTCCCATGTCTTCCTTCTGATGCAACTGGAATGGGGTGAGCTCTAGGCCTTGGTAATTTTTACATAACTCTCTAGGTGATAACTGCTCTTGGTTATCAAATTCACTTCTTACAAGTTCCATGGCTTCAAACATCTAGGTTACATATTAAAatgagaggggaaaaaataaagcatcacttttattatcaatttataaaaaacaaatctaTTCCCTAAACAATAAATCATAACAATATTATCCCAGATAAAGTTAAGTGTCaacaaagtaaaaaggaaagCATGAGAATATTCATGCCAGTCATGGTGACTGAAATCATGTTATCTTTTGAGGTGAAAAACAGCCCAGATTAGAAATGAAACTGGGAAGACTTCTCATTctgtgcaaaaattaaaaatttgagatTGTGCACCAGGACATACAGTAATAACACAAAGCATTCCTTGAATCAAGTGTtgtaaataaatacttgttagaGAAAATTACAGAAAGTTGGTACCTTtgtaaaagtagaaaattaacTAGAAAATTACTTTCATATTCAACATACTGGTCAAACATTTTCTCATCAAACAGAGAGCTTCTACCACAGGAATattgaaaagaatatttaaaacttaCCATTCACTATTTTGGCTATTAAACATATACTCTCAGAATGATACTATCTAATGACAGTGTTACTAAACAAACAGAAGTGGTTCCTTTCCAAATGACAGGTATTTAAAGATGGTAGGTAAGATATCTTTTGAgttcaaaatttaaaagtcatttagtttttaacaaaaacatatttCCTACCCCTGGGTATTACAGTTCACCAGCTTAATTCAGGGATTTAAAAATAGTGAatcaggtcaggcacagtggcttacacctataatcctaacactttggaggtcaagatgggaggatcacctgagttcagaagcttgaggccaggagttccagaccagcctgcacaacaaagtaagaccctcaTCTTtacaatcaatcaattaatcagCAAGCCAGCCAGttaggtggcatgtgcctgcagtcccagctactagaggtACTGAGgtagcaggattgcttgaggttaggagtgtgagatcagcctgggcaacatagcaatatgctgtctctaaaaacaccaccaccactacctccTCCAAAACCCAGTGAATCAAAAGCTTTATAGCATTTGATTATATTATGCTTTACAGTAGGAGcccttaaaaagaaaactattctaTTTATGCTAAGTTATAAGTATCTTTAACTTAAGAACCACATCATAATAACCTGTGTTTCCTGCAGTGACCAGGAAAAAGCAGTACATGGTTAGCACATTCCATATCTACTGTAATATGCACCATGCAAGatactttatattatttaattccaCAATGAGCTTATAAATTAGGAATTATGATCTCCAtttttcaggaaaggaaaggtGACTTACCCAAAGAAATTTTTATTCAGATGGACTCGCTCTTTTCAATACACTTTAgttaactgaaattttttttattttaaatttttgtgggtacatagtaggtatatacaCGTAAAGGGTAATGAGACGTTTTGATACAGTCAtgtaatgtgaaataatcacatcatggagaatagggtatccatcccctcaagcacttatcctttgtgttacaaaggATCCAATtacacttttagttattttaaaatgtataattacattattaataacgatagtcaccctgttgtgctatcaaataggtcttattcattctttctattgttttctgtACTCCTTAACTGGTACTATTGTCTACCCCTCACTTACCCTTTAGTAAAAAGTTAACAAGTTAACTTTAGCTAACTCCTTAAAAAATGATccccaatttattttattatccacTAATAACTACTTTGTGGGTAACCAAATAAATAGTTGTGAACTTGAACTCAAAAATCATTAAAGTATATGGTCAAAATAGTTTAATTacagatatacagatggcaaacaggcatatgaaaaggtactcgACACACtgatgagagaaatgcaaatcaaaactacaatgagacatcatttcaccccagttaaaatggcttatacccaaaagacaggcaataagaaACGCTGGCAAGGAGGTGGAGAAAAGGtaactctcatacactgttgatgggaatgtaaattagtaccacTATGCAGaacagtttggtagttcctcaaaaaactaaaaatagagctaccatatgatccagcaatcccactgctgggtatatacgcaaaagaaagaaaaacagtacaaagagatatctgtactcccacaTTTGTTgtaacactattcacaacagccaagatttggaagcaacctaagtgtccataaacagatgaatggataaagaaaatatggtacatatacacaatggagtattattcagccataaaaagaatgagatcctgtcatttgcaaaataatttaattatacttttacCCTGGGCTTTTTATATTATGAGGAAATAACATTATATTTATTGGTTACCTACAGTAACCAAGGGTGTGAGGCATTTATACATGTTATATTAtgctatcttatttaatcctcacagtaacccAATAAAATATTCCTTCAG
Encoded here:
- the EVI2A gene encoding protein EVI2A isoform X1, translating into MPMEMEHTGHYLHLAFLMTAVFSLSPGTKANYTHLWANNITSWDSVIQNKTGRNQNENINTNPVTPDVDYKGNSTNMPETSYIVSFTSKSEQELYIPSVVSNSPSTVQSIENTSKSHGEIFKKDVCVENNNNMAMLICLIIIAVLFLICTLLFLSTVVLANKVSSLRRSKQVGKRQPRSNGDFLASGLWPAESDTWKRAKQLTGSNLVMQSTGVLTDTRERKDEEGTEKLTGK
- the EVI2A gene encoding protein EVI2A isoform X2, coding for MLLRSGFGNKEFQALTILAKSDSMPMEMEHTGHYLHLAFLMTAVFSLSPGTKANYTHLWANNITSWDSVIQNKTGRNQNENINTNPVTPDVDYKGNSTNMPETSYIVSFTSKSEQELYIPSVVSNSPSTVQSIENTSKSHGEIFKKDVCVENNNNMAMLICLIIIAVLFLICTLLFLSTVVLANKVSSLRRSKQVGKRQPRSNGDFLASGLWPAESDTWKRAKQLTGSNLVMQSTGVLTDTRERKDEEGTEKLTGK